A window of Xylophilus sp. GW821-FHT01B05 contains these coding sequences:
- a CDS encoding amidohydrolase family protein — protein MNDRLNPARASRSATVKAGLDHPVIDTDVHVNDYAPVLEDYVQHYGGSKLVDALRKSLGGRYATRNGGGKDWYQQTAEERQFHRTLRAPWWARVTRNTYDLATYTLPALLYERLGEQGSDYSILFPNDVLSPAAAGSEYRQPLHRAINHFHADQYRPYADRLTPVAGIPLHTPQEGIEELEFAVKTLGLKVINIAGGVRRPIRAIAEKYPAAEHPEIAKQVGYIDFYGIDSEHDYDPFWAKVIELGVPVTTHYGSQGWTGRQSISNYMNNHVGHFADGSQAFAKALFFGGVTRRFPGLRVGLLEGGADWGSHVYTHLVDRWEKRNKNAVRNYDPAEADIDLLASLFERYGADLLKGRTLDKSTLLRDSLGISALPHSREPNESEIDDFALAGIEKVEDIRDRWVNNFYFGSEADDRTVAAAFNTKVNPLGAKINAIWSSDVGHWDVPEFTEPLAETWDLVQQGVISAVDFKAFVFDNPHRFYTEANPRFFEGTEVGRKLAAKDVK, from the coding sequence ATGAACGATCGTTTGAACCCTGCGCGCGCATCGCGCTCCGCCACCGTGAAGGCCGGCCTCGACCATCCCGTGATCGACACGGATGTCCACGTCAACGACTACGCCCCTGTGCTGGAGGACTATGTGCAGCACTACGGCGGCAGCAAGCTCGTCGATGCGCTGCGCAAGTCGCTGGGCGGCCGCTACGCCACGCGCAATGGCGGCGGCAAAGACTGGTACCAGCAGACGGCCGAAGAGCGGCAATTCCATCGCACGCTGCGCGCGCCCTGGTGGGCGCGTGTGACGCGCAACACCTACGACCTGGCCACCTACACCCTGCCCGCGCTGCTCTACGAGCGCCTGGGCGAGCAAGGCTCGGACTATTCGATCCTGTTCCCCAACGACGTGCTCTCACCGGCCGCGGCCGGCAGCGAATACCGCCAGCCGCTGCACCGCGCCATCAACCACTTCCATGCCGACCAGTACCGCCCCTACGCCGACCGCCTGACACCGGTGGCGGGCATTCCGCTGCACACGCCGCAAGAGGGCATTGAAGAGCTGGAATTCGCGGTCAAGACGCTGGGCCTGAAGGTGATCAATATCGCCGGCGGCGTGCGCCGGCCCATACGCGCCATCGCCGAGAAGTACCCCGCCGCCGAGCACCCCGAGATTGCCAAGCAGGTCGGCTACATCGACTTCTACGGCATCGACAGCGAACACGACTACGACCCGTTCTGGGCCAAGGTAATTGAGCTGGGCGTACCCGTCACCACGCACTACGGCAGCCAGGGCTGGACCGGCCGGCAGTCGATCAGCAACTACATGAACAACCACGTCGGCCACTTCGCCGACGGCTCGCAGGCCTTTGCCAAGGCGCTGTTCTTTGGCGGCGTGACGCGGCGCTTTCCGGGCCTGCGCGTGGGCCTGCTAGAAGGCGGCGCCGACTGGGGTTCGCACGTCTACACGCACCTGGTGGACCGCTGGGAAAAGCGCAACAAGAACGCCGTGCGCAACTACGACCCGGCCGAGGCCGACATCGACTTGCTCGCCTCGCTGTTCGAGCGCTACGGCGCCGACTTGCTGAAAGGCCGCACGCTCGACAAGTCGACGCTGCTGCGCGACAGCCTCGGCATCTCAGCATTGCCACACAGCCGCGAGCCGAACGAGTCAGAGATCGACGACTTCGCCCTCGCCGGCATCGAGAAGGTGGAAGACATCCGCGACCGTTGGGTCAACAACTTCTACTTCGGCTCCGAGGCCGATGACCGCACGGTGGCAGCAGCCTTCAACACCAAGGTGAACCCGCTGGGCGCAAAGATCAACGCGATCTGGTCGTCCGACGTGGGGCATTGGGACGTGCCCGAGTTCACCGAGCCGCTGGCCGAAACCTGGGACCTGGTGCAGCAAGGCGTGATCTCCGCCGTGGACTTCAAGGCCTTCGTGTTCGACAACCCGCACCGCTTCTATACCGAAGCCAATCCGCGCTTCTTCGAAGGCACCGAGGTCGGCCGCAAACTCGCCGCGAAAGACGTGAAGTGA
- a CDS encoding ATP-binding cassette domain-containing protein, with translation MNTEAVAAEAAHIVFDQVRKEYAGSAGPVKALEAVSFAVARGEVFGIIGRSGAGKSTLLRTINALEAASGGSVHVDGVDVGGLDEDALVHLRRRIGMIFQHFNLLSAKTVRDNVSLPLKVAGVAPARIRERVDALLELVGLGDKADVYPAQLSGGQKQRVGIARALVHQPQILLCDEATSALDPETTQSILALLREINRNFGLTVVLITHDMAVIREVCDRVLVLDQGRLVELGEVWRVFGKPQADATRALLQPLLHDLPPDLAAALVPDVGGLDGRPGKLVLSLGFDGASRPQGVPFEALAALGPGATWLHGGLDRIRGHAQGRLLVAVPASAEHPFDKEAARLALSADRIEVLGYVHTTD, from the coding sequence GTGAACACCGAAGCAGTGGCTGCAGAGGCAGCCCACATCGTTTTCGACCAGGTCCGCAAGGAATACGCGGGCTCGGCGGGCCCCGTGAAGGCGCTGGAGGCCGTGTCCTTTGCGGTTGCCCGTGGTGAGGTGTTCGGCATCATCGGGCGCAGCGGCGCTGGCAAGTCGACCTTGCTGCGCACCATCAATGCGCTGGAGGCGGCCAGCGGCGGCAGCGTGCATGTCGATGGCGTTGACGTGGGCGGGCTGGACGAAGATGCGCTGGTCCATCTGCGCCGCCGCATCGGCATGATCTTCCAGCACTTCAACCTGCTGTCGGCCAAGACCGTGCGCGACAACGTATCGCTGCCTTTGAAGGTGGCGGGCGTGGCGCCGGCCCGCATCCGCGAGCGTGTCGATGCACTGCTGGAGTTGGTGGGCCTGGGCGACAAGGCGGATGTCTATCCGGCGCAGCTCTCAGGTGGCCAGAAGCAACGCGTCGGCATTGCCCGAGCGCTGGTGCATCAACCGCAGATACTGTTGTGCGACGAGGCCACTTCGGCGCTAGACCCCGAAACCACGCAGTCCATCCTTGCGCTGCTGCGCGAGATCAACCGCAACTTCGGCCTGACGGTCGTGCTCATCACGCACGACATGGCGGTGATCCGCGAGGTATGCGACCGCGTGCTGGTGCTCGACCAGGGCCGCCTTGTTGAGCTTGGCGAGGTATGGCGGGTGTTTGGAAAGCCACAGGCCGACGCTACGCGCGCGCTGCTGCAGCCGTTGCTGCATGACCTGCCGCCCGACCTGGCCGCAGCGCTGGTGCCTGATGTTGGGGGCCTGGACGGGCGCCCGGGCAAGCTTGTGCTGAGCCTGGGCTTTGACGGCGCCTCGCGCCCGCAGGGCGTGCCGTTCGAGGCGCTGGCGGCGCTTGGCCCTGGCGCGACATGGTTGCATGGCGGCCTGGACCGCATCCGCGGGCATGCGCAGGGCCGGCTGCTGGTGGCCGTGCCGGCCAGCGCGGAGCATCCTTTCGACAAAGAGGCTGCGCGGCTTGCCTTGTCGGCTGATCGCATCGAGGTACTGGGCTATGTCCACACCACTGATTGA
- a CDS encoding molybdopterin cofactor-binding domain-containing protein codes for MKPAGISRRDALQAGGLALAFTWFGTGKAFAAINARQQPADAAVALADGNPAFAPNAFVRIDTDGSVRLVMPTVEMGQAIYTGSAMLLAEELDVELDQVRVEHSPPNEALYGIPLLGGQITGGSTSTRATYGVLREAGAVARTLLVSAAAAQWKVDPAECTVARGVVSHAASKRQLGFGALAGAAAKLPMPAKVTLKEPKDFRLIGQPLRRVDSAGKVDGTTQFGLDVRVPGMKVATVRACPTFGGVLASVDDKAARAIPGVIDVLRINDAVAVVGEHFWAAKRGLEALKIEWTPGQNAELTTQKLRTALSDALAKDKAIVGKDIGKRPEGTLVQATYDLPMLAHATMEPLNTTVHVRPNQCEIWVGTQVPTRCVSVAAKITGLAEDKVVLHNQYLGGGFGRRLETDSVEQAVAFAKQVPYPLKVVWTREEDIRHDIVRPMYHDDISAVVDGEGRILWLGDRIAGGTVLGRWAPPAMGKDGMDGDLIECVAEPCYDLPNLKVEWVRHDMPPGLNVGWWRGVGPTHNLFVLESFIDELAQRAKKDPVAYRRALLQKNPRTLAVLDLAASKIGWGQGTLPARVGRGVAVGDPFGSRVCAMVEVEVTPQGEVRLRRAVVALDCGIAVNASSIEAQVQGGLLFGLSAALFSEITVREGAIEQSNFHDYRTLRINESPPIEVHTIKSGEAPGGLGEVGTAIAAPALANAIFAAAGVRLRSLPVNRALLAQDKEALKKKIARTGSGGQDERSAA; via the coding sequence ATGAAACCGGCCGGCATCAGCCGCCGCGACGCCCTGCAGGCCGGCGGCCTCGCGCTGGCCTTCACCTGGTTCGGCACCGGCAAGGCTTTCGCCGCGATCAACGCGCGGCAGCAGCCGGCCGACGCCGCCGTCGCGCTCGCGGACGGCAACCCCGCATTCGCACCGAATGCGTTCGTTCGCATCGATACCGATGGCAGCGTGCGTCTCGTGATGCCGACGGTCGAGATGGGGCAGGCGATCTACACCGGTTCAGCGATGTTGCTGGCCGAGGAGCTGGACGTCGAACTCGACCAGGTGCGCGTGGAGCATTCGCCGCCGAACGAGGCGCTCTACGGCATCCCTCTGCTGGGCGGCCAGATCACCGGCGGTTCGACCAGCACGCGTGCCACCTACGGGGTGCTGAGGGAGGCGGGCGCCGTGGCGCGCACGCTGCTGGTATCGGCCGCCGCAGCGCAATGGAAGGTCGATCCCGCGGAGTGCACCGTGGCGCGCGGCGTGGTGAGCCATGCGGCGTCCAAGCGGCAACTCGGCTTCGGCGCGCTCGCCGGTGCAGCCGCCAAGTTGCCGATGCCGGCCAAGGTGACGCTCAAGGAGCCGAAGGACTTCAGGCTGATCGGCCAGCCGCTGAGGCGCGTCGACTCCGCCGGCAAGGTCGACGGCACGACCCAGTTCGGCCTCGATGTGCGCGTGCCGGGCATGAAGGTGGCGACGGTCAGGGCCTGTCCCACCTTCGGCGGCGTGCTGGCCTCGGTGGACGACAAGGCGGCGCGTGCCATCCCCGGCGTGATCGACGTGCTGCGCATCAATGACGCGGTCGCCGTGGTGGGCGAGCATTTTTGGGCCGCCAAGCGCGGGCTCGAAGCATTGAAGATCGAGTGGACACCGGGGCAGAACGCCGAGCTCACCACGCAGAAGCTGCGTACGGCGCTGAGTGATGCGCTGGCCAAGGACAAGGCGATTGTCGGCAAGGACATCGGCAAGCGGCCCGAGGGCACGTTGGTGCAGGCGACCTACGACCTGCCGATGCTGGCGCACGCGACTATGGAGCCGCTCAACACCACGGTGCATGTGCGGCCCAACCAGTGCGAGATCTGGGTAGGCACCCAGGTGCCGACGCGCTGCGTGAGCGTGGCGGCCAAGATCACCGGCCTAGCCGAAGACAAGGTGGTGCTGCACAACCAGTATCTGGGCGGCGGCTTCGGCCGCCGGCTCGAGACCGATTCGGTGGAGCAGGCCGTGGCCTTCGCCAAACAGGTGCCTTATCCGCTCAAGGTGGTGTGGACGCGCGAGGAAGACATCCGCCACGACATCGTGCGCCCGATGTACCACGACGACATCTCGGCCGTGGTCGACGGCGAGGGCCGGATCCTCTGGCTGGGCGACCGCATCGCGGGCGGCACGGTGCTGGGCCGCTGGGCGCCCCCGGCCATGGGCAAGGACGGCATGGACGGCGATCTGATCGAATGCGTCGCCGAGCCCTGCTACGACCTGCCGAACCTGAAGGTCGAGTGGGTGAGGCACGACATGCCGCCCGGCCTCAATGTCGGCTGGTGGCGCGGCGTGGGGCCGACGCACAACCTGTTCGTGCTGGAGAGTTTCATTGACGAGCTGGCGCAGCGTGCGAAGAAGGATCCGGTGGCCTACCGGCGCGCCTTGCTCCAGAAGAATCCGCGCACGCTCGCCGTGCTCGACCTGGCGGCCAGCAAGATTGGCTGGGGGCAGGGCACGCTGCCGGCGCGCGTGGGACGCGGCGTGGCCGTGGGCGATCCCTTCGGCAGCCGGGTCTGCGCCATGGTCGAAGTGGAGGTCACGCCGCAGGGCGAGGTGCGCCTGCGGCGCGCGGTGGTCGCGCTCGACTGCGGCATCGCGGTCAATGCCAGCTCGATCGAGGCGCAGGTCCAGGGCGGTTTGCTGTTCGGGCTCAGTGCCGCGCTCTTCAGCGAGATCACCGTGCGCGAGGGCGCGATCGAGCAGAGCAACTTCCACGACTACCGAACGCTGCGCATCAATGAATCGCCACCGATCGAGGTGCACACGATCAAGAGCGGCGAAGCGCCCGGCGGGCTCGGCGAGGTCGGCACCGCGATTGCGGCGCCGGCGCTTGCGAACGCGATCTTCGCGGCGGCGGGCGTACGGCTGCGGTCGCTGCCGGTGAACCGCGCGCTGCTAGCGCAGGACAAGGAGGCGCTGAAGAAGAAGATCGCCCGTACCGGGTCCGGCGGGCAGGACGAAAGGAGCGCAGCATGA
- a CDS encoding cytochrome c produces MKRLLKLVVVLFVIGAGLYVFLNRTDKSEGEAPVLAGAPADADQLVRGEYLTKMADCIACHTVAGKGQPFAGGVPFVLPFGTIYSSNITADPATGIGNWSDDQFVRAVHDGVRADGERLYPAFPYTAYTALSRKDVLAIKAYLFSLPKVSQPNKEADLGFPFNQRWAMGFWTAAFFKSSRFEADASKPLAWNQGKYLATALGHCAECHTPRNVGFALESSNDLAGESIQGWRAYNITSDPKNGIGAWSDAELAAYLTTGHADGRGSASGPMGEAVEHSLQYLKPEDTAALVSYLRTVPAKSGKDPIDVDAKAPWAVVATAAAPASSTAEGHEQGLRLFAAACASCHQWNGQGQQTSHASLLGTRGVNDPGGSNVTQMILQGVRMRVGDNEVYMPAFGKAYTDTEVAALANYVMAQFGNKQGTVTPEFVAQQRTR; encoded by the coding sequence ATGAAGCGACTTCTCAAGCTGGTGGTCGTGCTGTTCGTGATCGGCGCGGGGCTGTATGTGTTCCTCAATCGCACCGACAAGTCGGAGGGTGAGGCGCCGGTGCTGGCCGGGGCGCCTGCCGATGCCGACCAACTGGTGCGCGGCGAATACCTCACCAAGATGGCCGACTGCATCGCCTGCCACACGGTCGCCGGCAAGGGCCAGCCTTTCGCGGGCGGCGTGCCCTTCGTGCTGCCCTTCGGCACGATTTACTCGTCAAACATCACCGCGGACCCGGCCACCGGCATCGGCAACTGGAGCGACGACCAGTTCGTGCGCGCGGTCCACGACGGCGTGCGCGCGGACGGCGAGCGCCTGTATCCGGCCTTTCCGTACACCGCGTACACCGCGCTGAGCCGCAAGGACGTGCTGGCGATCAAGGCCTATCTCTTCAGTCTGCCCAAGGTGAGTCAGCCGAACAAGGAGGCCGACCTGGGCTTTCCGTTCAACCAGCGCTGGGCGATGGGCTTCTGGACCGCAGCCTTCTTCAAGAGCAGCCGCTTCGAGGCCGACGCCTCGAAACCGCTCGCCTGGAACCAGGGAAAGTACCTCGCCACGGCGCTCGGGCATTGCGCGGAATGCCATACGCCACGCAACGTCGGCTTCGCGCTGGAATCGAGCAACGACCTGGCGGGCGAATCGATCCAGGGCTGGCGCGCCTACAACATCACGTCGGACCCGAAGAACGGCATCGGCGCCTGGAGCGATGCCGAGCTTGCGGCTTATCTCACGACCGGCCATGCCGACGGGCGCGGTTCGGCCTCGGGCCCGATGGGCGAGGCGGTGGAGCACAGCCTGCAGTACCTGAAGCCCGAGGACACCGCGGCGCTTGTGAGCTACCTGCGCACGGTGCCCGCGAAGTCGGGCAAGGACCCGATCGATGTCGATGCGAAGGCGCCATGGGCCGTGGTGGCCACTGCGGCCGCGCCTGCATCCAGTACGGCCGAAGGCCACGAGCAGGGGCTCAGGCTGTTCGCGGCGGCTTGTGCGAGCTGCCATCAATGGAATGGGCAGGGCCAGCAGACCAGCCATGCATCGCTGCTGGGAACGCGCGGCGTGAACGATCCGGGCGGCTCGAATGTCACGCAGATGATCCTGCAGGGCGTGCGCATGCGCGTGGGCGACAACGAGGTCTACATGCCGGCCTTCGGCAAGGCCTACACCGACACCGAAGTCGCTGCGCTCGCCAACTACGTCATGGCGCAGTTCGGCAACAAGCAGGGGACGGTGACGCCGGAGTTCGTCGCGCAGCAGCGCACGCGTTGA
- a CDS encoding putative FMN-dependent luciferase-like monooxygenase: MSGLSPSPRPLRLGFFSRLLDDATAAERYRLVAAQIAHAEAFGFDSAWVAQHHFHEHEGGLPSPFVFLAYVASRTRRIRLGTGIVTLPLENAVRVAEDAIVLDLLSGGRLEVGVGTGGTPESFAAFGLDGNDRSALFARQLAAVRAAWAGQPLAGGDTLYPAASQLLGRIWQATFSVSGGTRAGEAGDGLMLSRTQPRPEQAPDASLADIQNPIIDAYLAALPPGGKPRIVGSRSVFVAATRKEALRLADIGLRRSAARFAASEKIGIEDRARPDAPLEQLIAAYDVHVGSPDDVIASLRADSTLARVTDLVCQVHSVDPPQEAILRSIELTATVVAPAMGWARHVGVPAPQSLASSLALL; the protein is encoded by the coding sequence ATGTCTGGCCTTTCCCCCTCTCCGCGCCCACTTCGCCTGGGCTTCTTCAGCCGTCTGCTTGACGATGCCACGGCTGCTGAGCGCTACCGCCTCGTCGCTGCGCAGATTGCCCATGCCGAGGCCTTCGGCTTCGATTCCGCCTGGGTGGCGCAGCACCACTTTCACGAGCACGAGGGCGGACTGCCGTCGCCCTTCGTTTTTCTGGCCTATGTAGCCTCACGCACGCGGCGCATCCGCCTGGGCACCGGCATCGTCACGCTGCCGCTGGAGAACGCGGTGCGCGTGGCCGAGGATGCGATCGTGCTGGACCTGCTCTCCGGCGGGCGGCTCGAGGTGGGCGTGGGGACGGGCGGCACGCCCGAATCCTTTGCGGCCTTCGGGCTGGACGGCAACGATCGCTCGGCGCTCTTCGCGCGGCAGCTCGCCGCAGTGCGCGCGGCCTGGGCCGGCCAGCCGCTGGCGGGCGGCGATACGCTGTACCCCGCGGCCTCGCAGCTGTTGGGCCGCATCTGGCAGGCCACGTTCTCCGTAAGCGGCGGCACACGCGCAGGGGAGGCCGGCGACGGCCTGATGCTGTCGCGCACACAGCCGCGCCCCGAGCAGGCACCCGACGCATCGCTTGCCGATATCCAGAACCCGATCATTGACGCCTATCTGGCCGCGCTTCCACCCGGCGGCAAGCCGCGCATCGTGGGCTCGCGCAGCGTCTTCGTGGCGGCTACCCGCAAGGAGGCGTTGCGCCTGGCCGACATCGGGCTGCGCCGCTCGGCAGCCCGCTTCGCTGCATCGGAAAAAATCGGCATCGAGGACCGTGCAAGGCCAGACGCTCCGCTGGAGCAACTGATAGCCGCCTACGACGTGCATGTGGGGTCGCCCGACGACGTGATTGCCTCCTTGCGCGCCGACAGCACGCTCGCGCGCGTGACCGATCTGGTCTGCCAGGTGCACTCCGTCGATCCGCCGCAGGAGGCGATCCTGCGCTCCATCGAACTGACCGCGACTGTGGTTGCGCCAGCCATGGGCTGGGCGCGCCATGTGGGTGTGCCGGCCCCTCAATCTCTTGCAAGCTCCCTTGCACTTCTCTAG
- a CDS encoding alkylhydroperoxidase domain protein — protein sequence MTAESALSPPDNTHPNAFTQAQLEWLPWLEPLPEAELTERHFAGLVDAARAKSPYFRLLARDPDILGARTRTDKDIFYNPEAGLPRAERELSAAAASRYNGCIYCASVHARFASHFSRRTDDVQRLLDEGVKADLGERWNAIVAASVALSSTPSTFGPEHIEQLRAQGLDDLAITDVIQGAAFFNWANRLMLSLGEPKERAAG from the coding sequence ATGACCGCCGAATCGGCCCTGAGCCCCCCCGACAACACGCACCCCAATGCCTTCACGCAGGCGCAGCTCGAATGGCTGCCCTGGCTTGAACCGCTGCCCGAGGCCGAGCTGACCGAGCGGCACTTTGCCGGCCTGGTGGACGCGGCCCGTGCCAAGTCGCCGTACTTCCGCCTGCTGGCGCGCGACCCGGACATCCTGGGCGCACGCACGCGCACCGACAAGGACATCTTCTACAACCCCGAAGCCGGCTTGCCGCGCGCCGAGCGCGAGCTTTCGGCTGCGGCGGCTTCGCGCTACAACGGCTGCATCTACTGCGCGTCGGTGCATGCGCGCTTTGCTTCGCATTTCTCCCGGCGCACAGACGACGTGCAGCGCCTGCTGGATGAGGGCGTGAAGGCCGACCTGGGCGAGCGCTGGAATGCGATCGTGGCGGCCAGCGTTGCGCTGTCGTCCACACCGTCCACGTTCGGGCCCGAGCACATCGAGCAGCTTCGCGCGCAGGGCCTGGACGACCTGGCGATTACCGACGTCATCCAAGGCGCGGCTTTCTTCAATTGGGCCAACCGGCTGATGTTGTCACTGGGCGAGCCCAAGGAGAGAGCGGCCGGTTAA
- a CDS encoding CMD domain protein, which produces MSAIASPSVSAVPDVIDQLVGIAPGTHLDRVRAQREQARAQAQQSYLALFAPTPPVFGHLEIADRFAVAAFVAGLHGQSDVARFYAEGLTAHGPRAGVAEAVAAEAKRGAAKGPYGRYPAGLLSAEDTAGPVYAVSNAYRAVLGERLSAALVHAHLLVFHPRDASLAALQSLLDAGWSSTEIVTLSQLVAFLAFQIRVVTGLQALAQRPVTFVD; this is translated from the coding sequence ATGAGCGCCATCGCTTCTCCTTCTGTGTCCGCTGTGCCTGACGTCATAGACCAGCTTGTCGGCATCGCGCCGGGCACTCACCTTGACCGTGTCCGTGCGCAGCGCGAGCAGGCGCGTGCACAGGCGCAGCAGAGCTATCTCGCGCTGTTCGCGCCTACGCCACCCGTGTTCGGGCATCTCGAGATCGCCGACCGCTTTGCCGTTGCGGCCTTCGTTGCCGGGCTGCATGGGCAGTCCGACGTGGCGCGCTTCTATGCCGAAGGCCTGACCGCGCATGGCCCTCGCGCCGGTGTGGCCGAGGCCGTTGCCGCCGAAGCCAAGCGGGGTGCTGCCAAAGGGCCGTACGGCCGCTATCCCGCTGGCCTGCTCAGCGCCGAGGACACGGCCGGCCCTGTCTACGCGGTGAGTAACGCGTACCGTGCGGTGCTGGGCGAGCGGCTTTCGGCGGCCCTGGTGCATGCGCACCTGCTCGTGTTTCACCCGCGTGACGCGAGCCTGGCGGCGCTGCAGTCGCTGCTTGATGCGGGGTGGTCCAGCACGGAGATCGTGACTCTGTCGCAGCTCGTGGCTTTTCTTGCGTTCCAGATCCGTGTCGTCACCGGCCTGCAGGCGCTGGCGCAACGCCCCGTCACCTTTGTCGATTGA
- a CDS encoding (2Fe-2S)-binding protein — MTDLHINGKPVAVNAPDDMPLLWVLRDIVGLTGTKFGCGIAQCGACTVHLDGQPVRSCVLPVGSVGTRKITTIEAISQTPAGQSIQKAWLEVDVVQCGYCQSGQIMSAAALIQRTPNPSDADIDVAMSGNVCRCCTYSRIRAAIKQAATGKPEVLQSIVAMPARSAS; from the coding sequence ATGACCGACCTCCACATCAACGGCAAGCCCGTTGCCGTCAACGCGCCCGATGACATGCCGCTGCTCTGGGTGTTGCGCGACATCGTCGGCCTTACCGGCACCAAGTTCGGCTGCGGCATCGCCCAGTGCGGCGCCTGCACCGTCCATCTCGACGGCCAACCCGTGCGCTCCTGCGTGCTGCCGGTCGGGTCGGTCGGCACGCGCAAGATCACCACCATCGAGGCGATCTCGCAGACGCCGGCGGGCCAGAGCATCCAGAAGGCCTGGCTTGAGGTCGACGTGGTGCAGTGCGGCTACTGCCAGTCCGGCCAGATCATGTCGGCGGCCGCGCTGATCCAGCGCACGCCGAACCCGAGCGATGCCGACATCGACGTGGCGATGTCGGGCAATGTCTGTCGATGCTGTACCTACTCGCGGATCCGCGCCGCGATCAAGCAGGCGGCCACGGGCAAGCCCGAAGTGCTGCAGTCTATCGTGGCGATGCCCGCCAGGAGCGCATCATGA
- a CDS encoding MetQ/NlpA family ABC transporter substrate-binding protein → MLLSFQRALSVVTLAIAGLGATAQAQEVLRVAASPVPHAEILEFIRPQLKAQGVDLQVKVFNDYVQPNIAVSDKQLDANFFQNRPYLDSFNKDRKTDIVEVPNSDVHIEPFGAYSQKIKKTSELRDGAIIVIPSDPSNSGRALSLLAKQGLIKLKDSSNIKSTARDIVDNPKKLVIRELESAQLPRALPDVDLALINTNYALEAKLDPAKDALFIEDGRNSPYANFIASRKDNVNSPAIAKLVAALHTAEARKFIQDKYKGAVIPAF, encoded by the coding sequence ATGTTGCTTTCATTCCAACGCGCGTTGTCCGTAGTGACGCTTGCTATCGCCGGCCTGGGCGCCACCGCGCAGGCGCAAGAGGTGTTGCGCGTAGCCGCTTCGCCGGTGCCGCACGCCGAGATTCTTGAATTCATCCGGCCGCAGTTGAAGGCGCAGGGCGTTGATCTGCAGGTCAAGGTGTTCAACGACTACGTGCAGCCAAACATCGCCGTGAGCGACAAGCAGTTGGACGCCAACTTCTTCCAGAACCGGCCGTACCTGGACTCCTTCAACAAGGACCGCAAGACCGACATCGTCGAGGTGCCAAACAGCGACGTGCACATCGAGCCCTTCGGCGCCTACTCGCAGAAGATCAAGAAGACCTCGGAGCTGCGCGACGGCGCCATCATCGTGATCCCGAGCGATCCCTCCAACTCGGGCCGCGCGCTGTCGCTGCTGGCCAAGCAGGGGCTGATCAAGCTCAAGGATTCGTCCAACATCAAGTCCACCGCACGCGACATCGTGGACAACCCAAAGAAGCTGGTGATCCGTGAGCTTGAATCGGCCCAACTGCCGCGCGCGCTGCCGGACGTGGACCTGGCGCTGATCAACACCAACTACGCGCTAGAGGCCAAGCTTGATCCGGCCAAGGACGCGCTCTTCATCGAAGACGGCCGCAATTCGCCCTATGCCAACTTCATCGCTTCGCGCAAGGACAACGTGAACTCGCCGGCCATCGCCAAGCTGGTGGCCGCGCTCCACACGGCAGAGGCCCGCAAGTTCATCCAGGACAAGTACAAGGGCGCGGTGATCCCGGCGTTCTGA
- a CDS encoding methionine ABC transporter permease has protein sequence MSTPLIEKYVQAFFQTLAMVSVSAFIAITLGLVLAVVLTVTAPRNLYPRPRFHKALSIVVNICRAIPFIILLVALLPVTRFIVGTTLGTWAAVVPLAANLIPFYARIAQVSLNDVDGGLIEAARAMGCKRWHIVRHVLLPEALPGIIGGMTVSVIAMVNASAMAGAVGAGGLGDLAIRYGYERYETRVMFEVIVILIALVSVIQFVGERLARRVDHRR, from the coding sequence ATGTCCACACCACTGATTGAAAAGTACGTCCAGGCCTTCTTCCAGACGCTGGCGATGGTGAGCGTGTCGGCCTTCATCGCCATCACGCTGGGTCTGGTGCTGGCCGTGGTGCTGACGGTGACGGCGCCGCGCAATCTGTACCCGCGGCCGCGCTTTCACAAGGCGCTGTCGATCGTGGTGAACATCTGCCGCGCCATCCCGTTCATCATCCTGCTGGTGGCGCTGCTGCCGGTCACCCGCTTCATCGTCGGCACCACGCTTGGCACCTGGGCCGCCGTGGTGCCGCTTGCGGCCAACTTGATCCCGTTCTATGCGCGCATTGCCCAGGTCAGCCTGAACGACGTCGATGGCGGCTTGATCGAGGCCGCGCGTGCCATGGGCTGCAAGCGCTGGCACATCGTGCGGCATGTGCTGCTGCCCGAGGCACTGCCCGGCATCATCGGCGGCATGACGGTCAGCGTGATCGCCATGGTCAACGCATCGGCCATGGCCGGTGCGGTGGGCGCCGGCGGGCTGGGCGACCTGGCGATCCGCTACGGCTACGAGCGCTACGAGACCCGCGTGATGTTCGAGGTGATCGTGATCCTGATCGCGCTGGTGTCCGTGATCCAGTTCGTTGGGGAACGGCTGGCGCGCAGGGTCGATCACCGGAGGTGA